DNA sequence from the Candidatus Fluviicola riflensis genome:
TCAACACCGCCAGGAGATCTGAGCGAATTGAAGGCTATGGAAAACGTATTTGGCATTAAACCTAATGCAAATATAAGTGCGACAAAATCTATGACAGGACATTTACTTGGCGGTGCAGGGGCTATTGAAGCCATTGCATGTATAAAAGCTATTCAAGAAAGCATTATTCCGCCAACGATAAACTCAGAACAAATAGAACCTGAATTTGCAGATAAATTTAATTTGACACTTGGGAAAGCTCAAAAAAAGAATGTCAAGTATGCAATGAGTAACACTTTTGGCTTTGGTGGACACATTGCAAGTTCTATTTTCAAGAAGTTTGAAGAGAACCCATAAAAAAGAAAGGACAAAAAAAAGAACGAACCGCTAATCAGAATACCCATAAACACCCCCGCAAACATCAACAGTCAGAAAAAATGAACGATAATGACATTAAACGACTTTCACGACTGACTGCAATAGTAACACAGTTGCAGACAAAACGTCTTTTGACGGCAACAGTGCTTGCAGAAAAATTCAATGTGAGTATCAGAACAATTTATCGTGACATAAGAGCTTTGGAACAAGCAGGTGTTCCGATCATTTCTGAAGACGGAAAAGGTTATTCGCTAATGGAAGGCTACAGAGTGCCGCCCGTAATGTTTACAGAAGCACAAGCAAATGCGTTAATTACAGCAGAACAATTGGTTCTCCAAAACAAAGACACTTCGTTCATTAAAGATTACACAGAAGCCATTGAAAAAGTAAAAGCCGTTTTAAAATACAACATACAAGACAAAGCGAACTTACTTTCAGAAAGAACACGATTTGACCAAAATAACAATCGTGAAAGAAACAGTAGTAGTTTATCTGACTTACAATTTGCCTTGACAAATTTTCGAATCGCACAAATTGAATACACCAACGAACAAAACAAAACCACAACACGACACATTGAACCATTTGCGTTGCTAAGCACTGAAAATTGGTTGTTGGTTGCCTATTGTCGGTTAAGAACGGAATTTCGTTTTTTTCGTTTGGACAGAATTAATAAATTGGAAATACTTACCGATAAATTTGAACCACACAAAATGACCTTGCAAGAATATTTTGAGCGATATCACTAATTTAATGTGAGTTCGGTATAAGAATTACCGTTAATTTATTTTTCACCCCTGACATAAGGCTGTCACATGGCAGGTATAAGTTTGCATCATTAATAATCTTCAAAAGAATAAAAATGACAAACGAAATTACTTCAATGTTTAACTCAATCAATTTTCCAAAACCCACTCTTATTTCAGTCAACGGTGTAGAACTGGAAGTCTTTGAAGCAGGTAACCAAAATGCTGGAAAACCGATTGTACTCTGTCACGGCTTTCCGGAACATGCTTTTTCCTGGCGTCATCAGGTGCCGGCACTTGTTGCAGCTGGCTATCATGTCATCATTCCAAACCAGAGAGGTTATGGCAACTCATCCAGTCCGACCGAAGTAACTGAATACGACATTGAACACTTGACAGGTGACCTGGTCGCACTACTCGATCACTTTGGATATGAAGATGCCACTTTTGTTGGTCACGATTGGGGTGCAAATGTTGTTTGGAGTCTGGCGCTATTGCATCCTGAACGGGTAAATAAAGTAATAAACCTGGCTCTGCCTTATCAAGAGCGCGGAGAAATCCCATGGATTGAGTTTATGGAAGTAATAGTTGGAGGAGACTTCTATTTTGTTCACTTCAATCGACAACCAGGAGTAGCAGATGCTATAATGAATGAAAACGCATCCCGGTTCCTCCATAACATATTCCGCAAAAACGTGCCTCTCACACCACCAGAGCCAGGAATGTTAATGATCAATCTTGCAAGAGCGGAAAAACCACTTGGGGAACCCTTAATGGAAGACAACGAATTGTCTGTATTTGTTTCTGCCTTCGAATCATCCGGGTTTACAGGAAGTATAAATTGGTACAGAAACCTTGATAGAAACTGGCACTTAATGGCGAACGTAACCCCAATCATTCATCAACCGACACTTATGATATATGGTGAACAGGACACAATTCCAAAGTCTGAAAACCTAAAAAATAGTGTCCCTAATTTGGATATTGTTAGTTTGGATTGTGGTCATTGGATTCAACAAGAAAAGCCGGAGGAAACTACCCGATCAATTTTAAAATGGTTAGAAAAACAAAATGCTTGATCAGGAAGTAGAAACATATTGTCCTCAAAGCCGAACAGATTGGAGAAAATGGTTAGAAAAAAACTATCAGTCCAAACAATCTGTTTGGCTTGTTTATTACACCAAAAAATCTAATCTTCCTTCAATAAGCTGGAGTGAAGCCGTTGATGAAGCACTTTGCTTTGGTTGGATTGACAGCACCAAAAAAACGATTGACGATGTTTCGTTTATGCAGTTTTTCAGCAAACGTAGACCTAAAAGCAATTGGTCAAAAATCAACAAAGAAAAAGTTCAACAACTCATTGAAAACGGACGAATGACACAAGCAGGTTTGGATAGTATTGAAACCGCTAAGCAAAATGGTTCATGGACAATCATGGATGAGGTAGAAGATCTGATAATACCGACTGACTTAGAAATTGCGTTTGAAAAACACAAAGGCTCAAAAGACTATTTCTTAAGTTTGAATAAATCGATGAGAAAACAACTGCTGTATTGGATTGTCGCTGCCAAACGACAAGAAACCCGACAAAAACGCATGGACGAAGTTGTAGAAAGTGCAGGGCAGAATCTTAAACCGAAACACTTGCGCTAAGAAAGGCGAATACGGCTAACAGTACTGCAGAAATCACTAAATTTGAAATTCAAGTCCTCGCAGGGAGTTCAGCGATAAAAATTCCTTCTTAGCAGAGATTGATTTATAGGATTACTTCGAAGACCAAATTCACCGGCAATTTACCAATGGTGGAATAGAAATTTTTAACTTGAACTAAAATGGCAACACTCATAGCA
Encoded proteins:
- a CDS encoding DNA-binding transcriptional regulator; translation: MNDNDIKRLSRLTAIVTQLQTKRLLTATVLAEKFNVSIRTIYRDIRALEQAGVPIISEDGKGYSLMEGYRVPPVMFTEAQANALITAEQLVLQNKDTSFIKDYTEAIEKVKAVLKYNIQDKANLLSERTRFDQNNNRERNSSSLSDLQFALTNFRIAQIEYTNEQNKTTTRHIEPFALLSTENWLLVAYCRLRTEFRFFRLDRINKLEILTDKFEPHKMTLQEYFERYH
- a CDS encoding alpha/beta hydrolase, translated to MTNEITSMFNSINFPKPTLISVNGVELEVFEAGNQNAGKPIVLCHGFPEHAFSWRHQVPALVAAGYHVIIPNQRGYGNSSSPTEVTEYDIEHLTGDLVALLDHFGYEDATFVGHDWGANVVWSLALLHPERVNKVINLALPYQERGEIPWIEFMEVIVGGDFYFVHFNRQPGVADAIMNENASRFLHNIFRKNVPLTPPEPGMLMINLARAEKPLGEPLMEDNELSVFVSAFESSGFTGSINWYRNLDRNWHLMANVTPIIHQPTLMIYGEQDTIPKSENLKNSVPNLDIVSLDCGHWIQQEKPEETTRSILKWLEKQNA